The region CGaagcagcaccacagtttctttagaaactaccccttcattcatttatgcattcggtctattgttGTCCTACTCTTcggcgatcacggaacaaaagaaatgttgggagttgttagcttaaaagtttgaccagtttcaaacttcgtaAAACAACACGTAACAACACGCAGCAGGGTGTGCATTaacggacgcaacatgtaacacccGACAATGTTGGAACAATGTTGACCAACAATGGTGCGTCCATTTGCACAGGGCTTAAGTCGGCTTAAGTCTTATTTCTAATTAGAGAATTCTTCCAAAACAAGCACCAACATAAGGGTGGTGTCACCTAGTGTGATTCTTGCTATTCATAGTGTAACTCTTTCAATTGACTGAACTGTTTTCGCGTTGCATTTTCGAAATAGCTTGTTCAAAACCACTTGGAATGGAAGACGGTCTAATCAAAGATACCATGATAAAGGTATCGTCCACGCATCCGGACAGCAAAAAGGTATGGGGGAGACTTCACAGCAAGGAGGGAAGCTGGACTCCAATTGATGATTACAAAAAACAATGGTTCCAAGTAAACTTCGAACCGGAAGTAAAAAGAATCACACACATCGCCACGCAAGGAAACGGAAAAAACCATTATTGGGTGAAAGAATATTACGTCATGTACAAGAAAAAGGGAGCTTCGACTCTCCAACAATATATGGAAAGCAACAAATTAGTGGTAAGACGAAATTTCCTGGGTGAATATCATGTCACTTTTTCAATGCTCATACTATtggtagggcatgtagttcccggtgttgtggtctgtcttcttttgtgtatcatggttgggagggtaaatgctcggagatattagctacaccaagctactctaaaatccgagggtaaagaaagatatatgatatgatatgatatgatatggtTCTCCCTCAATTCCGAAGAAAGATTCTGTCTGGGAGGCCTAACCACATTGTCATTGTTGCTTTTTATCGTTTCGGTGTACATGTCAGCGATTCAAAGGTAACTTCTTACATTGTTGCGTATAGGTCCCAATCATTTCTCGATCGATACTTTCCGAGGTCAAATCGATTTGTCCGGCAGTTCTCACCGTGAGCACGGAAAGGAGAAATGTCTAGTTTCTAAACAAATTGACAAGAAAGTGCTTGCTCGAGTTCTAGTCCCAAATCTATTAAAAATCTACTACCACTTTGATAGTCATCATAATTACTGTGTTAAGTTTGAGCTTTTATGCGTCTGCACGTTTGTCTCCCCCAGTCTTGGAGCTGCTCACCTTATACACCCAACTACAATAGGAGACAGCTGAGAAGACTGTAAATGAAaagcttaaaggcccaccttcaaccgacaggttttcgaccgtttgtttttgttatggaaattcgtatttcttatcgcagcgatctaattggatgaatctcggattcgggtggaattttcatatatgaaaattgttccgaggcacgcaatgcctgtcgttTGAAGGTATGCCTTTAACGTTACattcaaagatattttctcTTGTACTTTCAGAATTTCACCGGCAATAAGAACCAAAATGCCGTGGTAACAAACAAGATAGCAAATCCCTTTGAAGCCACTGCAGTCCGTATAATTCCAACAACATTTTACGGGAGAATAGCTTTGCGGATTGAACTGTACGGATGTGACATCAAGTGAGGTTTTGATATTGGAATGCATCACCCCCCGGAAACCTCATCTGACAGAGGAAAACAAGGTCTCGTCCTTAACAAAGATTGAAATTAAATTGACTCACATTACTGTTATGATTGTAACCTGGTTGTTGGTACAGTATTCAATGGGCAAAACCACGTATTCATTTATTGCGCAGTTCTTGCATTGGAATTACTGGAAACAAATTAGTAACCTCGTTCTCTACTCTCGACGGAGAAAAGCCGACGCTTTATGACAAGAAATGATGGTACAGTGAAGGAAAAGCAAACTTTATTTTGTCGGGAGATGGATTTATTGTCTGATAGGACAAGCTGATTTATATGTATTGAAAAAGGTTTAGCTCTTCAACTTTGTCCTTGGTCTAAAGGACACACAAGGAGTACACTCTGTCAATTATTTTCGAAGGACATTAAGCAGCAGAGGTCCATAACCCATCATTTTTCGGTCTCGTTGTTATCCAAAACGTTAGACACTGCCACATTTAAGAACATGCCTTAGTTAGGCCGGTACAATacaaaatgaatttaaaaaactaaacttgtgagcagcactctgcgaactgtatctgtaaaacttgtttaGTCTCCAACGCATTTCGTCTAGTTTAcgtagacttcttcagggaaTTTAACAGTAATACGaaaaacccataagggttgaaaggagtaacgcgcgttcacagcttcagTGCTGagattcagtgctaagtaccatatttggaaacccctcgctccagttaatttcgcgcgagaacattggtggtattgcgtcacggtgttcttgcgaactgattggttaaatgtttctcttgttgttccaaatatggtacttagcaaatcgaatattcagaagcttgtttcccagcacacaaggggccgttacacgtttcaacccttatgggtttctggtaatgcATTAAACGCCTGCATTTAAGTCATATTTGATGGCAAAAATGAAGGCCACCAACATTAAGGTTTGACCGGATTTTCGAAAGGGAACCTGAGGCGCAGCTGTGAAATATTAGGGAAGGCGTGAGAACAATGTTTTGGGGCCAAACTAAAACCATGGCCCCAAAAAATACAACAATGATACAACACGGACGATACAACGCGTGATTCGGTCTCAGATCGGTTAATTTGAATCCCACGCTGTTTAACAATTCTAGGCCTCAGCAAAACGTTGCTGAGCGTTTATGAAAAGGTGATCATAAAAACATCGGAAGTACTTATCGGTAAGCATGTTTACCGATAACATGCTGGGGTACATAGTTACAAATCAGAACACATAAGATTAAATATTGTACAAACGAGTAGATCTTTCGGATTAACTGTTTACTTTCGGAATTTCTTTTTCGATTAACTGTAGATTTTAGGAAAAAGCGTACAAATAAATAGAAGATACACTTTCTTAAATAATTTCAACAATCTTTTAGTTAAAATTTAACACCATTTTCCTCGAACTTTTGTTAAAAACTTATTCAAGACCGTACAGGCAGAGACCTAGGCTCGATTtcccgccgctcactcgagttcgggtatcctccccgagaagagacggctggacgcgtgagcaatagattgtgtctgtgacgtaaattcaaaatataatttatgcgaagttaagTTAATAGTggcggggaaatagcattagacatcccaaaaacactgattttaagaaaacagaaattacataacaatgcttaaaacgtctgtgcgaagtttccagatgatacgagcttgagtttgtggttaaatgatcgatgtgagtttgaattcaaccggcgaatcatcgacgaaatcttcggctgctttagctctcagtcggccccctcgttttgccagcaataaactcagcagtactttcaattgatcttgaggaattttacttgctcttacattaacgaagtatgaggagaaaattgcaatagcaatggtttgaaagccgtattttgaccttggcgccatatggaaaatcagtgaagtttgcgaactcaggcggtagaaaacgacacaattcccattGTCCAGCTTCTCGAACGCTTTTGTTGacgcaatcttggatgtttcctaccttaaagcactgtaaacctcgaacaggccgggtcaaagaataccttcgcagccaaaacatataatttatgccagacggatttgtgcaggcgagtttctgattggcggagattaacaatggctcacttcacgcgtccagccgagatttcgggagtgagcgctggctcatttcccgaaacagcggctggtaatcgagcctagcaGAGGCAGCAGAGACCCAGAAAAAGGAATTCAGAAATGCGCGTCTAAAACGGTAAAACTCTCGACCCACAATTAGCACATAAATTTCCTCAGAATTGAAGGGAACAAAGAACAACTCGCCGTTATTGAGAAATGTAAAgattaaacaagaaaaattattatGGTCCCGCTGGGTTGTCAAAATAATCCCAGAACTCTGCGCATCTCGTACTTTCCTAATCCGAGGTGCACTTCATCAGCTTTTATGCTTTCCTTCTTCAAGGCGCCTCGGTCTCAGCATTGGTCATTTGGGTTTTTTAAGTCATGAGGGTAAAACATAATAGATACAAATGATACCAGTAAACAAGTGGGCCTACTTCTTTCCTGTCCTCCGCGAATTCTACAAGGTGAATTGACCAACTCGCGAGTTATATGGAAAAAGTGGGCGCACAATTCAGTTCGACTAGTTGGTAACTGCTTTCTTACTTCGTCGAAAATTCAGCTGTTCGTCTCCTATCTGCCCTCTTGCCTTTGAACGGGAATAGTTAGTAGCCGTAAAGCTCTAGCCTCATTGCTATACAAGAGTGCCAGTTTAAAGGAAAGATGCGTACCAGCTTAGCTTTAATTGGAGATGTTAACGTGTTATAAACCACTGTATTCTTGTCCTGGTTTGCCTGATATGCCTGTCCGTAGAGAATAAAAAAGTACACGTGATAATATCGGCAAAAATCATTAATATCAGTCCTCAGTTTTCCTTTAACTTGTGTGCTCATGTTAAGGGCATTTTAGACGCTTCTATTCGTCAAATGGCACGAAAGCTACGGTTATCTTATACAAGGGCCATGGTCACTCATTCGTCAGTCAACTGCTTTAGGAGAGAAAgtgtgagagagagagagagagagagagagagagagagaaaatatTTGTCTTTTCTTGGACTACAGGGACAGTTGAACATTGGCGTTACAGTTATGGCTTTCACAAGAATGAAAATAATCAACTGGCAAGACTAAAACAACAATATGTCAGAATCGAGTTAAGTCTACTGTAAACTTACgaaaattttagcatttttaccGTTTCGTCCGAATGAGAAGACCCATCAGACCACCACCACTGAATGCGGTAAGAAGTAACCCAGCACTCGTCGTTTGGTGCTCCATGTGTAGCGATGACATTCACAGTTTTCTCGCTTGTAAATGAAACGGTAATGTACTGATTTCGGTTATTTTCTTCGGCCATCCAACATTCGGAGCCATGTAGACGTCCTTTCCAAGCATTATAACCTGGCTTTTCCGAAAAAGCTGAGATATTGTTATTGGGGATGGCTCCACTTTCCATTCCAAGAGCCCCTTGCAGAACTGAAGGAAAACAAGACAAGTGTACATACAACTAGTAAGCATTGCGCATACTCCTGACCTCGCTGTCTGGCCGGTATATTACCCATGCGTACAGCCACATCACTTTGGCAGTGAGCGCCATTGACAGCTGTTTCAGTGTTGTTAGGCCTCGTCTGCATGAATGATAGACGTTAAACTCCCTCTGACCCAAAGAGATAATTGTATATGAATTTTAAATTCCGTTTTTTGATTGTTTGTGGTTCACGTTTTTTGCTTTCCCAACACTGTTGATTGGTTTGGGTCAAATTTCacccacaaagcaagaataataaataaactagTAATTACCATGAATGAGTGGAATGCTGCCGAGAGGTATCAAAACGAATCGCATGCCATGCGCATCAACACTGCTTAATACATGTCATGTCAGCACAACGCAGTCATCCAGAAATACAAAAATCCGTGCATCTCTAATGAAAACGATTAGAATGGCTGCCTCGTAACATTGGCAGCAATAAGTAATCAGTGTTTCATCAAGATCAAACGCGGAATTCTATTAATAAACGAAATTAGAGTAGTATGTATTACTCTAACGAAATTATATTATGTATGTATAGAGAATGGCGGGTAAACTTTCAAAACGATGTTCGAATGAAATATTTGATCGTTTACTGGGCTAGGCTAATGGTGAATTCAAGATGTTTTGTcaccaatattttttttttccaattagaGCACTCCTGTAAAATAAAAACTCGATTCCAACAACAAATAATTAATATTGGtttattctgttttgttttgagaGAATGAAATGTGTGAACCCAAAACGCCTTCTTAGCAGAGAACAAAAAATGTACGTACTTTCACATCGAAATCCACTGAATCCCAAAAAACACTTGCAATGCTCTCTAGGACTAGGAACGCACGTTCCTCCATTCTCACAGCGCATGCTTGCACAGGTGCGATGTTTCCGAATCACCATATCCATGGATAATGCTCCCTTCCTTGGGACCAAGTGGTCTGGGGACGAATCTGAGGACGCGTTGTTCAGTTCACAAGTTTTGTGCCATGCAAAGTAATTGACGCTGAAGCAACGAGAATCCATCTCGCACGAAAATGTACATTTCTCAAAAGTTGTGCTTTTCAAGGTCTGTATCACATGACCCACTAGCACGTAATTTTTATTTGAGAAACTTGTGCGACATTGACTGGAGCAAGTGGCTATCGAAAGATAACCACTTGAGAAAAGTATGATGTCAACCAAGATCAGTTCGAAATATTTCGACATTCCTTAAACGCAGAGCATGGTCACATTACCTGAAATAAACCATATATGGAATTAAGTTGTTACGAAAATCGTTCCAGTCAATCAATTTTTATCttacaaattgtttttttaaatttacgaAGAAGACAGCCATACCAGTAGAACAAAGAAAGTAAATAATTTGTCCAacgtttaattttaaaaacgaGACAAGCTTTGTTTCCCAGTGCCTTAGAAGGgttatgagttttttttttcagtcataCGATTACTTTGTTACTCTCTCTCCCATTGAGGGGGTGATTTCATGATCATATTCTAATTATGCCATGAGGAATTTTTGCCCAGTTTGTAAAAGCAGATCATTTCACTGGAATCTACTTATCAATCAAATAACAGAACATAGAAAAATTTCGAGATTTTTGTTTGTGATCTGTGGAATAGAACGGAAATTTGGTGTAGTTTTCGAGAATCATTCTAATTCTGTCCACTCTGCCGGCAAACGGATACGGGATGACAATGGCCAGGTGTTAGTTCAGCCCGAATCCGAATCATCGCTGAAGCTAGCGGCTTGACGGAGTTTGAGTGGAGTGGTACAGTAACTGAACTAAtcatacaaagaaaaataataccACGGAACAATTAGAGCTCAATGCAAATAGACGAAATTGGATACCTCCAAATTTAATTAAAACCTCACAGTCAAATTCACATTTAGACTGTTTTTGATCCAAATTGAAACGGATACTTTACCTACTGAAATCGATGAAATGTAAAGCATAATGTTATTGATATTGGAATATTAGTGGTTCAGCAAATACGCAATTCATGTTGTTAAAAACACTTACAAAGAATTCAATGTGAACTAAAATGCATCTTATCCAGCAGAATACCATTTTCTCACTTTTGGCAAGGTTCCTCAGTTTTTTTTAGCAATCCAGTTTATGACTATGTCAGAGAAAAACTCAAAACTTGACCACATACATTAAAGCGACAAAAGTAAGATTTGGTCGCGGACGGTGCAAATATATGAACATTTCATGTATTCTCTCGATGGTAAAAATAAGATTTGTTCCAGTTACATGATAATGGAGAGAATTTTCTCAACCGAGATAAATAAACAGTGATAAGACTGAATATTCCACTTAAAAAAAAGGGACCAACCGTTTACTTTgcccaaataaataacaaaaatctCACCCACGAAATATGATATGCTTTCCACGTTATTTTACCCTCTCCGATTCTGGCAGCACCGACTTATTACTCCTTGAAATACTGCACTGGTCTGTAAAATAATCCAACCTCTGGCATTGAGATTGCATTTGCTCAACCTGACAGAACGACGTCATTCTTTAGCAGTTGAGCTGACTGATTTAAGTACGTTGccagagaaagaaaaacagacTTTATATAAacctttgttattaaatttttaattttctgctACTGTTGAGGTAGGAGACGTATCCTGCCAAAGGCAATTCTTCGGTGCAAAACTTAAGGAGAAAGTAAAGTTTCTTCAGCTTCCTTCATTAACGGCAGGAGTAGATTCTTTATAGAAGTTAATTAAACAGTACTACGCAGCTGCTCTGAGTGGTTTTATCACTTAAGCGAGCGCATCCGTTGCTTTCATGTGCTCGTTAAAATTTTGTTCGCATAGCGTTATCTCTTATTTTGATGCATCCAGTagtccttttaaattttcaagagagacaaatggcgtgttttcttccAGGAAGCAAAATAATTAGCAATTGTTGACCATTATCGTTCTGCCGGGTTTTACTGAACGCTATTGGTCCTTGGGTATCTGTTCAGAATGACGAAAATACTTTGTCATTGTGACAccttacttttttatttgtgcttACATCCCATGGGTTTTGAAGATGGTGGTGGTCAATTTTCGTAGATTAACATGATAAAATACAGTGTTACCTCGGAGATAAGTCACTGATGAGAACCACGTTAAAAATCGCGCCCCTGAGCCCATGAAATGATGAAAGTACCTTTGTCAGAAGTTGAACTGAGAGATGTTATAAATGCAACAAGCCATGTTTATATGGACATGTAAACATTTTCTCGTTACGAaccataaaaaagaaaacttaaacaTTTCAGATAAAAGCTGGCTCAGTGTTAAGGTCTTGTCGGCATTGTCTGTTCTCTTGCCAATATAAGCTGGTTTTGTTTCTGTCTATTATAACTAGTTTTCGGTAAGTGAACCGATACAATATAAAAACTACTGTACTTACATAATTTTAGCTGAAACAACACAGCAGTCATAACATGATTGTCCAGGTGAGTGTAGTCTTGAGAACTGAGGGACAGTTCAGTGATGACATTGACAGAAGTTTTGACAACTGAAGCGGGTGAATTTGTCTTACTTGACTGGAGACCAGTGTCCATAACTGTCATAACTGAGTTACAGTAGGACTTGCACTTACCCAGACTCCCAGTAAAACCTCCACTCCCTTTATGATCTGGTTTAAAAACCATTTGTAGTCTTAATTAGGTAGTTACTATGTTCATTGTTGTTCAGTTTGTCCCAGAATACTTTATTTAGTTATCTTTTGCTAGATCAGTTTATTTGTGAATGTTATCTCGATATCTGATAAAACAAGTACcttaaggaaattgtaattaacTCGGGAATTGTTGTTTCTTGAAAAGAACCCTGTTATTCTCATATTTTATCCTGCAAGTTTGCATATTATATATTTCTACAGACGGTGAATTACTCTTTTATGTAAGTTAAGGCAATTACTGTAATTGTTGCCGGTTTACTGCTTTAATTTAAACTGCAAAAAATTGGTAGCGGGAATGGAAGAGCATAATTATTGTATCGGTTTTTGTCCACAAGCATTATCATAAATTATGATAACGTCAACAAACAAGTCCTTCGAAATACTCATAACACACCAAACAAACGAACGCTACgagaagaaaataatttaaagcttttggataaaaatgataattattaacGAGGATTGCGGGTGAGAGTATGAAAGAATGAGTTATCTTGAATGCCCATGCGCTCATTAGATACGGCCTCGCACAATCTAAGCTTGCAGTATTTGACGCGGGAAGTCATTACGTTCGCGGCCTCGTCACAAAGGTATGTTAACACGATAAATATGACTCTTTGAACAGATATATGGGTAAAGACGTTGAAGAATGAATGCTTTCTTGCATATCCATGATTGCTTGCATCACAATACCCTCTGTGCAATTCAGTTTCTAAATATAAAGTTCATGCTACCAGGACCATTTCAGTGTTACATTCCTCCTCTGTTAATTTTATGAACTCTCTGCCTTAAATCTTATGTCATGCTTATGTGGAAAATAAGTGTGGGTACTGATAAATTGTCGAATATAATGTTTCTTAAAAGCAAACATAGTATTTGTAATACCTTTTTGAGCCCAGTGCTCTTCACAACAGTAGCACCTGACGCTTCGATGTCATACTTTCTCAAATAAGAACAGTATACGATCGCCTTTGATTTAACATTGCCTTCAATTTTACTCGAACGGGCCTTTGGTGGCACGGGCGGTCCTCCTGCACTTTTCGCAAGACTCAGCTGACATGTGGTTTCTTTGGGGGGTATTTGGAGACGATTACCAGTCAAGTAGATTTGACGGGTTATAAATCTTTCGCATTTAATTGCACTCAGTCCGTTTTTCACCCTAGTCGACGCCATTAAAAATATGTTTGTATACCTAACTTTATGAATAACAAGTGGGTCATGTCCTGATCATGGAATGAGCCAGCTTAAGACATAACTAATAGTTCACTGTCTACTTGCCAATGTGCTAAACACAATTTTTCGTTACAACCTGCGTCAAATTTGCCCACGAGTCGTATTCCTGCTTTTATCCAGTAATGTGTCATGATCACGACGAGTTCTTTGTGCGGCCATCAGTACAAAGCTCTCCCACCTAATGCCagattatttcattattttttttcttagaatAAGAGCGAATACCAACTAGAAATAACGTTAATATTTGATCGTCGTACCGGTCCTTTGCTTAATATGTACAGTAGAGAAGGCAAAGCCTGGACCATGGAGACATCGGAATACCGGGGGTACTACTCACCGTTGACATGATGTCGTAAAGGACCGGCTCATTCATTATGTACCGGCCAGAATACAGCTGGTCACAACACGAAATCTTGTACGATGAACGGAAGATAGATGTACCGGTGTCTGGTCAGTGTCACCGTACGAAATTTAACTTATTTTTGTTATAATCGTGTAATTTGCCGGAACTATACCATTGCACTTTGTATCACTCTCTGTTACAATGAAGTTATATCACTACATGTATCTTATCTAGATATTCTTATATTACATACGGA is a window of Montipora capricornis isolate CH-2021 chromosome 13, ASM3666992v2, whole genome shotgun sequence DNA encoding:
- the LOC138029309 gene encoding EGF-like repeat and discoidin I-like domain-containing protein 3; amino-acid sequence: MSKYFELILVDIILFSSGYLSIATCSSQCRTSFSNKNYVLVGHVIQTLKSTTFEKCTFSCEMDSRCFSVNYFAWHKTCELNNASSDSSPDHLVPRKGALSMDMVIRKHRTCASMRCENGGTCVPSPREHCKCFLGFSGFRCEILQGALGMESGAIPNNNISAFSEKPGYNAWKGRLHGSECWMAEENNRNQYITVSFTSEKTVNVIATHGAPNDECWVTSYRIQWWWSDGSSHSDETAYQANQDKNTVVYNTLTSPIKAKLVRIFPLNWHSCIAMRLELYGY